The Camelina sativa cultivar DH55 chromosome 16, Cs, whole genome shotgun sequence sequence ACGCGGGGGCTGAGAAAACGAGAAAGGGAACCGAAACGAaaccatcgtcttcttcttttcttggtgtgagtgagtgttgttgttgttgtttagttaACTTTCACTAAagaaaactctttttttatttgacacGCCATTGATATGATTCGGCGACAATTACTGCTGCTTTTAATTCACACGTGTATTACACGTGATCTTCCTGATAGGCTCTATTTTCTTGGGCCTTCCTCGTTTACTTATTAAAAGCCTTTTCACtcgtgtgtatgtatatattattatgggCTTCTACTCTCATTTTTGGGACAATTTAGAAGATATTAGCACGAGTTGGTTCTAAAAAtgccgaccaaaaaaaaaaacaaaaaacatttttaaaataaaatattataattgataAAATAAGATTCCATTGCAAATAtctgaataataaaaaaattaaaaaaaaaaagcaaaagggtagaaaatgaaaaaagggTTCTTACATGGGGTTttatcaaaatccaaataaagaAGGATATTGGAAGATGTATGTATCCACCACACTATTGGTGGTGTGGTAGCGTCTTATCTTGCTTGAACGATTGAGGTTCATTTAGAAGAAACTTATCTTTTTCATGACAcccgagtttttttttgttttctagtaaaaagcCCAATTCAGCCCATAAGGCCCAATTAATGATAACCTTTCCTCTCACGAAATCTGGCCGTCGATTATTACATCGACGGTCTGAAACGCGACCGCTCGAGAtattttgaacattttattttatcgctgattttttcttcttattaaagTAGTTGTTGAAGAAGATAAATCAGTGTGGGGGAGACAAACGAACGAGTGtttaagcaaagaagaagaagaagaagaagaagcgatggGGGACAAGTCAGTAGAAGCGCATTTCCCAAAGCTGGAGAAACCCACAGGAAAGAAACAGACAGCGACGGTGGTCGTGGGAGTGCTGGCGGTGGGATGGTTGGCGATAGAGCTCGTGTTTAAGCCATTGTTCAAGAAGCTGAGCTCACCAAAGGACAAACCCGATTCCGACAATACCACCGTTCCTCCTCCCCCGTCGGACGCCctttaatttgtagttttcttctacttttagTTAAATGAAGCTTTGTTTACAAAtcttgttgtgtgtttttttttcttgcttttgtcTTTGTAATCTCTCCTTCGGTTCGTTTTTTTCTACTGCTTTCGATGATGcctttaaattaataatctccGCTTTCCCTTTTCAATAAAAATCCCCCGATAAGGATTaatcccctttttttttttacttaaatcgATTAATAATTATTAGCATTTGTTGAtagtaatttaataaataatctttcataaaataatttcatttattGGAGGCCCATTATGAAACAACGTTGTATTATGATGTTGGATAGAAATGAATCAATTGTTAATATTGGAGGCCCATTATGAGAGAAATCCGTGATGGCAAAGATATAAGCTTGCGGAGCACGTGTCGGGTCAACCCGAACTGATATATGGAGCACCCACGCCAGTTGAGGCCGGCAACACCATCAATATCATTCGTAGACTCGTAGATCATTTCCTTAATTCATCATCTCCGATGCTGGGTGGATTCGGTGGTAAGTCGCCTCCCGTAGGCCGTACAAGCCTCAGAATCGCCGTCGCTGGCGACAAAGGCACCGGTAAATCCAGCCTTATCTCTGCCGTCGCCTCCGAAACTTTCCCCGATAATGTCCCCCGCGTCCTTCCTCCCATCACTCTCCCCGCCGACGCTTTCCCTGACTTTATACCTATCACCATCGTCGATACTCCCTCCAGGTCTCCTCCTTCTTTCGGTTATCAAACATCATCACTCCCCTTCATTAATTGTTACTTGCATTCGAATTTTTATACGCAAATCTTACTGATATGATATCTCTCTGTGTGATGTTCCTCTGTCTGTTGCTCAGTATTGACAATAGGATTAAGCTCATTGAAGAGTTCAGGAAGGCTGATGCGGTCATTCTCACTTACGCTTGTGACCAGCCATCTACTCTTGATCGCCTGTCTTCTTATTGGCTCCCTGAGCTCCGCCGTTTAGAGGTTTTCTTCTATTGCTTCTCATTTCTATGCataattcattcttttttttttttttttttttttttttttttttNttttttttaagtaattatttttcagtctatatagttatatttatatgtatatatatacctagaTCAAAGCACCAGTGATTGTGGTGGGCTGCAAGCTTGATCTACGGGATGAACGTACTCCCACCAGACTAGATGATATCATGGCACCAATCATGAAGGAGTACCGAGAGATTGAAACCTGTATTGAGTGTTCCGCGTTGACCCTTATACAGGTATCCGTATCTTCTTGCTTTTGCTCTCTCGCTTAAAATATCTTCTGATATATAGTTCTAAGATTAGGCTATTATTATCTTTTCGCTAAGAGGGAAAATGTTGAAAAGCCATGCAAAACCGTGCCCACAATTAGAGTTCTTGATGTGATTGAACCATTTCCACAGAGATTCGTTATTGTATGCTACTAAAACATCCGAATtatatccttcttcttttttttccaggCCCCTGAAGTTTTCTATTATGCATCGAAAGCAGTCCTTCATCCGACATTTCCATTGTTTGATCAAGAAAAACATTGTTTGAAGCCTCGCCTCCGCAGAGCTGTACAAAGAATATTCAACCTTTGTGATCATGATTTGGATGGTGTCCTTAATGACGCGGAGTTGAATGATTTTCAGGTTTGCTTTCTCTGTTAGTCACTGATTATTGTATTCATGAAAGTTCCTCATCCTTGTGTCAATATGAATGCTGCAAATTTGGGTAACAGGTAAATTGTTTTGGTGCCCCACTTGACCCTGTTGAACTTATGGGAGTTAAGAAAGTGGTACAAGAAAGGCAACCAGATGGAGTAACTGATCTTGGTCTTACGCTTCCgggtttcctttttcttttttctctattcATCGACAGAGGTCGTCCTGAGACAGCATGGACTATCCTACGGAAATGTGGTTACAATGATTCTTTAGAACTCAACACCGAGTTACTACCCGTTCCACCGAAGCAGTCTCCTGATCAggtgtgtgttgttgttttagatAGTACTTAACTACGATAATATCTCTCAATCGTTTTGTTACTTAAAGATATGAGAAACTGGCTGGTTgctttcaaataatttttgcACTCTATTCCTGTAT is a genomic window containing:
- the LOC109129624 gene encoding outer envelope membrane protein 7-like — translated: MGDKSVEAHFPKLEKPTGKKQTATVVVGVLAVGWLAIELVFKPLFKKLSSPKDKPDSDNTTVPPPPSDAL